The genome window CGTCGGAGCGCTCGACGCTGGCCTGGAATGGCTCCGTGGTCAGGAGGTCCACGGACGCCAGCGGAGCGTACTGGGTGGAAAGCGGCTTCATGGCTGCCCGGACGACGATCGCCTCCCCGTTGGTCACCCCCCCCTCCAGACCCCCGGCCCGGTTGGTCCTCCGGTGAAAGCGCTCCCCGTCATGGAATATCTCGTCGTGGGCCTCCGATCCGAACCGCCGGACCACGTCGAATCCCTCTCCGATTTCGACCGCCTTGATGGCCTGGATGCTCATGAGGGCCTGGGCCAGCCGACCGTCGAGGCGGAGGTCCCACTGGGCAAAGGATCCCAGCCCGGGTGGCACCCCCTCCACCCGCACCTCGAAGAGTCCCCCCAGCGTCGTCCGCCGCTTCTTGGCCTCGTCGATCTTGGCCACCATGCCCTCCGTCGCGGCCGCGTCCACGCACCGGACGGCGGAGGCTTCGGCCAGCCCCCGGAGCTCGACCACCGACAGGGACGGGATCTCCGCCCGGACCCCCCCGATCTCCAGGACGTGGCTCATGAGGGTGACGCCGAACTCCCGGAGCAGGCGCTTGCAAACGGCCCCCACCGCCACCCGGGCCACCGTCTCGCGGGCGCTGGCCCGCTCGAGGACGTTCCGGATGTCCAGCTGTCCGTACTTGAGGGCCCCGGGCAGATCCGCGTGCCCGGGCCGGGGACGGGTCACGGGAGGCCGGGCGTCCCGTCCCGTCGCCTCGGCCTCCACGCCCATCGTGTCCCGCCAGTTTTCGAAGTCGCGGTTCACGATGGTCAAGGCGATCGGGGAACCAAGAGTGAGGCCGTGACGAACGCCCGCCGAGAGGATGACCCTATCCTGCTCGATCTTCATCCGCCCCCCCCGGCCGTACCCCTGCTGCCGGCGGGCAAGCTCGTCGTCAATCTCTTTCGCGTCGAGGGGGAGCCGGGCCGGGATGCCCTCCAGGACCGCGGTGAGGGCGGGTCCGTGGGACTCTCCGGCGGTCAGGTAACGCAGCATGATCAGGACTTCTTCCGGGGCTTGGGCACGAGCGGGGACCGCGCCACCAGGTAGTTCACCAGGTTCCGGACAAACTGAGCGCCTTCGCCCCACCCTCCCCGGATCTCAGCGGCGAGGTCGAAGGCGACCCCTACCACAGCGCCCGATCCCAGGCCGGCCTCCGCAATCAGGGGGGAGCTGAACTTCGCCCCGCCGGTGGTCGCCCCGCCCTGATACTGGGCCAGCTCCGATGCCCCGGAGCGGGGATTCATGTCATTGAAGGCCCCGATGGTCGGGAAGCTGACGCCGGCGAAGATAGGGTGGCCCGACTGCAGCAGCAGAACAGGCTTGAACGGGTTGGCCCGCCAGTCGGCCCCCCCCCGGAGGGAAAAGGGCAGGAGGGGGGCGATCGGCTCGTAGCCGCCGCTGCCGAAGGCCCCGGTCCCGCCGGTTACGAGGAGGGAGCCCCCCTTGCTGACGAAGTCGGGAAGCCCTTCGCGGACGGCCGCCGGGACGGCTGCCAGGGGCACGTTGGCCAGAACCACCAGGCTGTATTCGTCCAGGGCAAACTCCCCCGGATCGGTCCTGAGGACAGCCCCGGCTTCCGCGACAACCTCCTCACGCAGGAAGGAGGTGTCCCCCAGGGCCAGGGCCAGCTTGGGCAGGTGCTCCGCGGCCGGGGCGGGGGACGCCACGGCCAGGACCATCAGGGCAAGGCAAAGTCGACGCATGCGCGTTCCGCCTCCTCTCGGGCGGGGAGATTGTACTCGATGCGCGATGGCTCGCGGAAGCAAAAACGCACCCCGGAGGGTGCGTTTCCGTGCTCGGCGTAGGCCCGAGTTACCGCCGCGCCTGCCGGACCTCCTCCACCAGCGTGGGCGTGATGAAGATGAGGAGCTCCGTCCGCTCCGGATCGATGTTCTCGGTTCGGGTCTTGAAGAGCCAGCCCAGGACGGGGATGTTGCCGAGCCAGGGCACCTTCCTTTCGCGGTTGGTCTCCAGGGTCTGCACCAGGCCGCCGATGACGGCCGTGCTCCCATCGGCGACCAGGAGGCGGGTCGTGGCCTTCCGCTGGTTCAGGGGGAAGGCGAACCCGCCCGAGAAGTCGATCCGCGTGCCCTGGACCGTATTCTCCGCCTCGATCTTCATGGAGACATGCTTATCGGCGGTTACGTGAGGGGTCACCTTCAGGCGGAGGAAGGCGTCCTGGAAGGCGATGACCGTCCGGCCGCTGCTGTCCACGGTCGTGAACGGCACCTGCGTCCCGACGCGGATTTCGGCCTCCTCGTTGTCCAGGGTGGTGATCCGCGGGGTGGAGAGGGTCCGGGACTTCCCCTGGGTCTCGAAGAGGCTCAGCCGGGCCCCGAGGACCAACCGGCCGTCTACCCGACCGACGGTAACCCCGAAGGTGCCCGCGGTGTTCGTGGTTGGCAGGTTGATGGCGTGCGGGATGTCCTGCCCGGCGAGAAAACCGGTTTGTCCCGCGACCGAGGAAAGGCTAGGGACCAGCGTGCTGGCAGCCCCGAAGATGTCGGAGATCCCGATCGCGCTCCCCCCACCGCTCGGGGTGCCCGGGTTATAGCGGCCGCCCCACTCGATCCCCAACTCGCGGGAGTGGTCGGCGGCGATCTCCACGAGGCGGGCCTCGATCATGACCTGGGGGGTGGGGATATCGAGCCGGGCCACCAGCTCCCGCATCTTCTGGATGGTCTCTTCGGTGTCCTCGATGATGAGGGTGGCGGTCCGCTCGTCCACCGAAATGCTGCCCCGGCCCGGCGTCTTGATCTTATCCAGGGCCTTCACGATCTCGGGCGGCTTCGCGTAGTTGACGCTCAGGATCGCGGTCTTCAACGGGGCGGCCCGCTTCACGTCCTGGACCGCCAGGGCGGCCTTCGCCCGGGAGGCGGCGTCCGCCTCGAGCTTCGCCCGGGACGCGACCCGGATGATGTTCTCGTCCCGGACATAGTCGAAGTTGTTGATCCGGAGGATGGTGTCCAGGGCCTTCTCCCAGTCCACGTCCACGAGGCGGACCGTGACCTTCCCCTTCACCTCGTCCCCGGCCACGATGTTCTGGCCGCTCACCTCGGCGATGATCCGGAGGAGGTTGTTGATGTCCGCATCCTTGAAGTCCATGGAGAGGCGGCCGGGCCGCGGCGCGGCAGCCGGGCGGGCCGCCGCCACCGGCGGTGCGGGAGGCGCGGCCGGGGCCGCCGCGGGGGCCTCAGGCGCTCCGGGGACCGCCGGAGCCGGCGGCGAAACGGCCGGGGCCGGCGGGACCGGCCGGGGGGCCTCCGCCATCACAGGGGGAGCCGGGGCGGGCCGCGTGGGGGGGGCTGCCACCGCCGGCTCGCTCAACTCGAGCGTGATGCCGGTGGGCGACT of Candidatus Methylomirabilis sp. contains these proteins:
- the aroC gene encoding chorismate synthase, which encodes MLRYLTAGESHGPALTAVLEGIPARLPLDAKEIDDELARRQQGYGRGGRMKIEQDRVILSAGVRHGLTLGSPIALTIVNRDFENWRDTMGVEAEATGRDARPPVTRPRPGHADLPGALKYGQLDIRNVLERASARETVARVAVGAVCKRLLREFGVTLMSHVLEIGGVRAEIPSLSVVELRGLAEASAVRCVDAAATEGMVAKIDEAKKRRTTLGGLFEVRVEGVPPGLGSFAQWDLRLDGRLAQALMSIQAIKAVEIGEGFDVVRRFGSEAHDEIFHDGERFHRRTNRAGGLEGGVTNGEAIVVRAAMKPLSTQYAPLASVDLLTTEPFQASVERSD
- the pilQ gene encoding type IV pilus secretin PilQ: MSATRSAKVAGRLTPVVLGLALLAACAGPAAVSEPKAEEPAAVAAAPSPEAPALEPPAPGAVPVPTEEERAAAEKAMREAEEAAKTVPEPAKPAGPITVTGIEIRDVEPTGAVVVLTADGPFGAYESFSLPEPPRLVIDLPEATYAVKRPVTAPKTGPIKRLRSSQYKVKPVKTTRLVLDLGANLPYQVQAKNAQFHVLIGDAIAKAGAPEAPIPAVAAPAEPSAPAPPVLPEGEGKVTGVTFKPADARSRIQIQTEGRVSFNLTELKDPPKLVVDVAEATIGPGVSRSLEVAQLPGPVERVRAAQFRTQPEKVVRVVADLKHRVRYEAIQSPTGITLELSEPAVAAPPTRPAPAPPVMAEAPRPVPPAPAVSPPAPAVPGAPEAPAAAPAAPPAPPVAAARPAAAPRPGRLSMDFKDADINNLLRIIAEVSGQNIVAGDEVKGKVTVRLVDVDWEKALDTILRINNFDYVRDENIIRVASRAKLEADAASRAKAALAVQDVKRAAPLKTAILSVNYAKPPEIVKALDKIKTPGRGSISVDERTATLIIEDTEETIQKMRELVARLDIPTPQVMIEARLVEIAADHSRELGIEWGGRYNPGTPSGGGSAIGISDIFGAASTLVPSLSSVAGQTGFLAGQDIPHAINLPTTNTAGTFGVTVGRVDGRLVLGARLSLFETQGKSRTLSTPRITTLDNEEAEIRVGTQVPFTTVDSSGRTVIAFQDAFLRLKVTPHVTADKHVSMKIEAENTVQGTRIDFSGGFAFPLNQRKATTRLLVADGSTAVIGGLVQTLETNRERKVPWLGNIPVLGWLFKTRTENIDPERTELLIFITPTLVEEVRQARR